Proteins encoded in a region of the Ruegeria sp. AD91A genome:
- a CDS encoding EcsC family protein, with translation MQNVVLVENVDTEAELDRLADHYRSAGGVGVKLLNKLGGSAESLLEQLPEPVRNGLTGATEQALWLAMHAAQGSRRAVPDQQPWVNTAVTTAMGAAGGLGGVSTALMELPATTAMLLRAIQGAAAREGFDPSAENVKFDCVRVLSAAGPLSHDDGADLGFFSVRLTLTGPAMQRLIAAVAPRFSIVLGQKLAAQSVPVLGALAGGGTNYVYTRYYQQIARVHFGLRRLAIDADIPHDALVRRLSARM, from the coding sequence ATGCAGAACGTAGTTCTAGTCGAAAACGTGGATACCGAGGCCGAACTGGATCGTTTGGCGGATCACTACCGATCTGCCGGAGGCGTTGGTGTCAAGTTGTTGAACAAACTGGGCGGCTCGGCCGAGTCATTGCTGGAACAGTTGCCGGAACCTGTGCGAAATGGCCTGACCGGCGCAACCGAGCAGGCGTTATGGCTGGCGATGCATGCGGCTCAGGGGTCACGGCGCGCTGTTCCCGATCAGCAGCCTTGGGTGAATACTGCCGTCACCACGGCCATGGGTGCGGCCGGGGGGCTGGGCGGTGTTTCCACAGCCCTGATGGAACTGCCTGCAACAACCGCGATGCTTCTGCGCGCCATTCAGGGGGCTGCGGCACGCGAGGGGTTCGATCCTTCTGCTGAAAACGTAAAGTTCGATTGTGTTCGCGTATTGTCGGCGGCAGGACCATTGTCGCATGATGATGGGGCAGATCTGGGTTTTTTCTCGGTTCGACTGACCCTGACCGGGCCGGCCATGCAACGTCTTATTGCCGCCGTTGCGCCGCGCTTTTCGATTGTGCTGGGGCAAAAACTGGCAGCCCAGTCCGTTCCTGTGCTGGGCGCATTGGCCGGTGGTGGTACGAACTACGTCTACACGCGCTATTACCAACAGATCGCGCGCGTGCATTTCGGTTTGCGCCGGCTGGCAATTGACGCTGATATTCCCCATGACGCTCTGGTGCGGCGGCTCTCTGCCAGAATGTAG
- a CDS encoding NUDIX hydrolase, translating into MKARLLLHDFPKAAKQPVLRQSSALCFRIKRGRPKVLLVTTRKSRRWIVPKGWLISGLSPQETALQEAWEEAGVSGGCNGTRLGQFLHLKHHSNRSPTLCLVDVFSVHVRVLSPDYPEKSERKRKWFSPKKAAQKVDSRELAELLRDFKPYTH; encoded by the coding sequence ATGAAAGCACGATTGCTGCTTCATGACTTTCCCAAAGCTGCAAAGCAGCCTGTTTTGCGGCAATCTTCGGCTTTGTGTTTCCGGATCAAGCGCGGTCGTCCCAAGGTCCTGTTGGTCACGACACGCAAGTCACGGCGATGGATCGTTCCCAAAGGGTGGCTTATCTCCGGCCTGAGCCCACAGGAAACCGCCTTGCAAGAGGCGTGGGAAGAGGCGGGCGTGTCTGGCGGGTGCAACGGAACGCGATTGGGGCAGTTCCTGCATCTCAAGCACCATTCGAACCGGTCTCCAACCTTGTGTCTTGTGGATGTTTTTTCAGTGCATGTGCGGGTTTTGTCGCCAGACTACCCGGAAAAGAGCGAGCGCAAGCGCAAATGGTTTTCGCCGAAAAAAGCGGCGCAAAAGGTTGATTCCCGTGAACTTGCTGAATTGTTGCGCGACTTTAAGCCGTACACACATTAA
- a CDS encoding GNAT family N-acetyltransferase: MQQFGIRPEEPDDWWEVEALYDLCFAPGREALSSYRLRDDVPPVADLSLVARDGQGILAGAIRFWPVHVGDHDALLLGPVAVHPTHQGEGLGGFLIHEGVEAGRTRGWQRVMLVGDEPYYSRFGFTRLQGVEMPPPTNPDRVLGLELLPGAWSGIEGAVTRWSL; encoded by the coding sequence GTGCAGCAATTCGGGATCAGGCCAGAAGAGCCGGACGACTGGTGGGAGGTCGAAGCCCTTTATGACCTGTGTTTTGCACCGGGTCGTGAGGCCTTGTCGTCGTACCGGTTGCGCGATGACGTGCCGCCGGTTGCGGACCTGTCTCTGGTCGCGCGTGACGGTCAGGGGATTCTGGCCGGTGCGATCCGGTTCTGGCCGGTTCATGTCGGCGATCACGACGCACTGCTGTTGGGGCCGGTTGCCGTGCATCCCACCCACCAAGGTGAGGGACTGGGCGGATTCCTGATACATGAAGGGGTCGAAGCGGGGCGGACCCGCGGGTGGCAACGGGTCATGCTGGTAGGGGATGAGCCCTATTACAGTCGGTTCGGGTTCACCCGATTACAAGGGGTCGAGATGCCTCCGCCCACAAATCCTGACCGGGTTTTGGGGCTGGAATTGTTGCCCGGTGCCTGGTCCGGCATTGAGGGGGCAGTGACACGTTGGAGCCTGTGA
- the zwf gene encoding glucose-6-phosphate dehydrogenase: MVSRVIPVEPFDLVLFGATGDLAQRKILPGLYHRFEVGQMPDAARIIGTARSDIDSDGFRDQVRKSMQQFAPGFSQQTLDRFLAHVEYVPVDALGEVGWSDLKELMRDDVVRAFYLSVGPSLFSGIAQRLHDAGLATPDSRIVVEKPFGHDLASAKALNEGLRACFEEHQIYRIDHYLGKETVQNLMALRFANSLFEPLWNSTHVDHVQITVAETVSVEGRGAYYDQSGAMRDMIQNHLVQLACLTAMEPPSKFSPNAVRDEKVKVIEALEPVAQSDIARGQYRAEKGEGGYVDHVGNPASRTESFIALKVHIGNWRWAGVPFYLRTGKRLRARESEIAVFFRDPPHTIFPNVGPLHGNVLVIRLQPDEGITLRTTIKDPGPGGFRLSDVALDMSFADALGAEAQAPDAYERLVMDVIRGDQTLFMRGDEAEAAWAWVDPIVQGWEQRGDRPARYDQGSSGPEEALMLMHRDGRRWRQIGG; the protein is encoded by the coding sequence ATGGTTTCACGCGTAATTCCGGTAGAGCCATTCGATCTGGTGCTTTTCGGCGCGACCGGCGATCTGGCGCAGCGTAAGATCCTGCCGGGCCTGTACCATCGCTTCGAGGTCGGGCAAATGCCCGACGCCGCGCGGATCATCGGTACGGCACGCTCTGATATCGACAGCGACGGGTTTCGCGATCAGGTCCGCAAATCGATGCAACAGTTCGCGCCGGGTTTTTCCCAACAGACATTGGATCGGTTCCTTGCCCATGTCGAATACGTGCCCGTGGACGCTCTGGGTGAGGTCGGGTGGTCTGATCTGAAAGAGCTGATGCGCGATGACGTCGTGCGGGCCTTTTATTTGTCCGTTGGTCCAAGCCTTTTTTCGGGTATCGCGCAGCGGCTGCATGACGCTGGCCTTGCGACACCGGACAGCCGCATTGTCGTCGAAAAACCATTTGGGCACGACCTGGCCTCAGCGAAGGCGCTGAACGAAGGCTTGCGTGCCTGTTTCGAAGAACATCAGATTTACCGGATCGACCATTATCTGGGCAAAGAGACCGTGCAGAACCTAATGGCGCTGCGCTTTGCGAACTCGCTGTTCGAACCACTCTGGAATTCGACCCATGTTGATCACGTGCAGATCACAGTAGCCGAGACCGTAAGCGTCGAAGGGCGCGGGGCCTATTACGATCAGTCCGGCGCGATGCGGGACATGATCCAGAACCATCTTGTGCAGTTGGCGTGCCTGACCGCGATGGAACCGCCGTCGAAATTCTCGCCCAACGCGGTGCGAGACGAGAAGGTCAAGGTTATCGAAGCGCTGGAACCCGTTGCCCAGTCCGACATCGCGCGCGGCCAGTACCGGGCCGAAAAAGGCGAGGGCGGCTATGTCGATCATGTCGGCAACCCCGCCAGCCGCACCGAAAGCTTCATTGCCCTCAAGGTTCATATCGGTAACTGGCGCTGGGCAGGTGTGCCGTTCTATCTGCGCACCGGTAAACGCCTGCGGGCACGCGAATCTGAAATTGCGGTGTTCTTTCGTGACCCTCCGCATACGATTTTCCCCAATGTCGGTCCGCTGCATGGCAACGTATTGGTGATCCGGTTGCAACCTGATGAAGGCATCACCTTGCGCACCACGATAAAGGATCCGGGGCCGGGGGGCTTCCGCCTGTCGGACGTTGCGCTTGACATGAGCTTTGCCGATGCACTGGGGGCCGAAGCGCAAGCGCCGGACGCTTATGAACGTCTGGTGATGGATGTTATCCGTGGCGATCAAACCCTGTTCATGCGCGGGGATGAGGCCGAGGCCGCCTGGGCCTGGGTCGATCCCATCGTTCAGGGGTGGGAACAACGGGGTGATCGACCCGCACGATACGATCAGGGCAGTTCAGGCCCCGAAGAAGCATTGATGCTGATGCATCGCGATGGGCGTCGCTGGCGTCAGATCGGAGGGTAA
- the ptsP gene encoding phosphoenolpyruvate--protein phosphotransferase, translated as MSDGTETESRKLLRRLREEMASEAAGQERLDRITHLIADSIRAEVCSIYLFRDEDTLELCATEGLSPEAVHKTRMRMGEGLVGRVAKFGKVVNTANAPSAKGFRYMPETGEERYSSFLGVPVQRLGEKLGVLVVQSREAREFTADEIYALEVVAMVLAEMAELGAFVGEGAALSPLHQQSVLLRGGPAQEGSAEGHVWLHEPRVVVTNPIAEDPHRERERLVGAVEELRVGVDKMLEISQGGDKEQLKVLEAYRMFANSKGWMRRMEEDIALGLSAEAAVEKEQSQARARMGQVTDPYLRERLADLDDLSNRLLRILTGQGKTDSADLPPDPILVARNIGPGDLLEYGRALKGIVLEEGSVGSHATIVARALAIPLVVHVGRITTEALNGDHILVDGDQGVVHLRPEDSVVSAFRDKIAMQAKAQERYASIRETPCVTRDGSRINLVMNAGLMADLPSLGTSGAEGVGLFRTELQFLIRNQMPKRSELVSQYQRVLDAAADKRVVFRTLDIGSDKVLPYMKHVAEPNPALGWRAIRVGLDKRGVMRMQLQALLRAANGRPLTIMFPFVAQAEEYREARWEVNKTIEREKRLGHVLPETLEVGAMLETPSLAFAPQKFFDEVDFISIGGNDLKQFFFAADRENELVRRRYDTLNVSFLSLMERIVERCDISDTPLSFCGEDAGRPVEALCLAAMGIRTLSMRPASIGPVKSLLLRCNLTEVRKIIADARHRGDQSVRPAVMDWLRNQT; from the coding sequence ATGTCAGACGGCACGGAAACAGAATCCCGCAAGCTGCTGCGTCGGCTACGCGAAGAAATGGCAAGCGAAGCCGCCGGTCAGGAACGTCTTGACCGGATCACGCACCTGATTGCTGATAGTATCAGGGCCGAGGTGTGCTCGATCTACCTGTTCCGCGATGAAGACACGCTCGAGCTTTGCGCGACCGAAGGCCTGTCGCCCGAAGCGGTCCACAAAACCCGGATGCGCATGGGCGAAGGTCTTGTCGGGCGGGTTGCCAAGTTCGGCAAGGTTGTCAACACCGCCAACGCGCCGTCGGCCAAGGGCTTCCGCTATATGCCGGAAACCGGCGAGGAACGATATTCCTCCTTCCTGGGCGTGCCGGTTCAGCGCCTAGGGGAAAAGCTAGGTGTTCTGGTTGTCCAGTCCCGCGAGGCGCGCGAGTTCACCGCTGACGAGATTTATGCGCTTGAAGTGGTGGCCATGGTGTTGGCCGAAATGGCCGAATTGGGTGCCTTTGTCGGCGAGGGCGCGGCCTTGTCGCCACTGCACCAGCAATCCGTTCTGTTGCGCGGTGGTCCGGCGCAGGAAGGTTCCGCCGAAGGGCATGTCTGGCTGCACGAACCGCGCGTGGTTGTAACCAATCCAATTGCCGAAGACCCGCACCGGGAACGCGAACGTCTGGTCGGCGCAGTAGAAGAACTGCGCGTCGGTGTCGACAAGATGCTCGAGATTTCTCAGGGCGGCGATAAGGAACAGCTGAAGGTGCTGGAAGCTTATCGTATGTTCGCCAATTCCAAAGGCTGGATGCGGCGGATGGAGGAAGACATTGCCCTGGGTCTCAGCGCCGAGGCCGCGGTGGAGAAAGAACAATCCCAGGCCCGTGCGCGCATGGGGCAGGTCACCGATCCCTATCTGCGTGAACGGCTGGCGGATCTGGACGATCTCAGCAACCGGCTGCTGCGCATTCTGACAGGGCAGGGCAAGACCGACAGTGCCGATCTGCCACCCGATCCGATCCTGGTCGCGCGCAATATCGGCCCCGGCGACCTGCTGGAATACGGGCGGGCGCTGAAAGGGATCGTGCTTGAAGAAGGGTCTGTTGGCAGCCATGCCACCATCGTTGCAAGAGCGCTGGCGATTCCTTTGGTCGTGCATGTGGGCCGGATCACCACCGAGGCACTGAACGGAGATCACATTCTGGTCGATGGTGACCAGGGTGTTGTGCATCTGCGCCCGGAAGACAGCGTGGTCAGTGCCTTCCGAGACAAGATCGCGATGCAGGCCAAGGCGCAGGAACGTTATGCTTCGATCCGCGAAACTCCCTGCGTGACGCGGGACGGATCGCGGATAAACCTGGTGATGAATGCGGGTCTGATGGCCGACCTGCCGTCGCTTGGCACCTCGGGCGCCGAGGGTGTTGGCCTCTTCCGAACGGAACTGCAGTTTCTGATCCGAAACCAGATGCCGAAACGGTCTGAACTGGTCAGCCAGTATCAGCGCGTTCTGGACGCGGCGGCGGACAAGAGGGTCGTGTTCCGCACACTCGATATCGGGTCTGATAAGGTTCTGCCTTATATGAAGCACGTGGCGGAACCAAACCCGGCGCTGGGCTGGCGCGCTATTCGGGTTGGTCTGGATAAGCGCGGCGTCATGCGGATGCAGTTGCAGGCCCTGCTGCGGGCGGCCAATGGCCGGCCGCTGACCATCATGTTCCCCTTTGTCGCACAGGCCGAGGAATATCGCGAAGCCCGCTGGGAAGTGAACAAAACCATCGAGCGGGAAAAGCGACTGGGCCATGTCTTGCCCGAAACGCTTGAAGTGGGCGCGATGCTGGAAACCCCGTCGCTGGCCTTTGCGCCGCAGAAGTTCTTTGACGAGGTGGATTTCATTTCGATTGGCGGGAACGATCTCAAGCAGTTCTTCTTTGCCGCTGACCGTGAGAACGAACTGGTCCGCCGTCGCTATGACACACTGAATGTCAGCTTCCTGAGCCTGATGGAACGTATCGTGGAACGCTGCGATATCTCGGATACCCCGCTCAGCTTCTGTGGCGAAGATGCGGGTCGCCCGGTTGAGGCGTTGTGCCTTGCGGCAATGGGGATACGGACGCTGTCGATGCGCCCTGCCTCAATCGGTCCGGTCAAAAGCCTTCTTTTGCGGTGTAACCTGACGGAAGTTCGCAAAATCATCGCTGATGCACGCCATCGCGGCGACCAATCCGTGCGTCCTGCGGTGATGGATTGGCTGCGCAATCAGACTTAA
- a CDS encoding DUF1178 family protein, which translates to MIQYALKCSEGHTFDSWFQSAEAYDKLASVDMVTCAVCGCTQVEKAIMTPRVRPARKALKKNEIRPATEEKIDVATPSPENEKVLAEMRRHVEENSDYVGKDFAREARKIHLGEAPDRAIYGEAKLDEAKSLIEDGVPVAPLPFVPSRKTN; encoded by the coding sequence ATGATTCAATACGCGTTGAAATGCAGCGAAGGCCACACTTTCGACAGTTGGTTCCAATCCGCCGAAGCCTATGACAAGCTGGCCTCTGTGGATATGGTCACCTGCGCGGTTTGCGGGTGCACGCAGGTCGAGAAGGCGATCATGACGCCTCGCGTCCGCCCAGCGCGGAAAGCTCTGAAAAAAAACGAAATCCGGCCTGCCACAGAAGAAAAGATCGACGTGGCCACCCCATCGCCTGAGAACGAGAAGGTTTTGGCCGAGATGCGCCGCCATGTCGAAGAGAACTCGGATTATGTGGGGAAAGACTTCGCCAGAGAGGCGCGCAAGATCCACCTTGGCGAAGCTCCGGACCGCGCCATTTACGGAGAAGCCAAGCTGGATGAGGCGAAATCGCTGATCGAAGATGGCGTGCCGGTGGCCCCGCTGCCGTTTGTCCCCAGCAGAAAGACTAATTGA
- a CDS encoding CatB-related O-acetyltransferase has translation MPLPDASRRYPVTLPDGTEHKGTAFLSRVIDHPRIQVGDYTYASDFDEPEDWANRLAPYLFEFSREKLILGKFCQIAHGVRFVTTSANHAMDGITCFPFPVFDPEQMLEFQPDFRDTVIGNDVWIGYGALILPGANIGDGAIIGAGSVVRGTIPPYAIVSGNPAEARRYRFDADTIERLLSLKWWDWPVELIAEAESALLTGDIDKLERLDP, from the coding sequence ATGCCCCTGCCTGACGCTTCGCGCCGATATCCTGTCACTCTGCCTGACGGCACGGAACACAAAGGAACGGCCTTTCTGTCACGAGTGATCGACCACCCCAGAATTCAGGTGGGAGATTACACTTACGCATCAGATTTTGACGAACCCGAGGATTGGGCCAATCGGCTGGCCCCTTATCTGTTCGAGTTTTCGCGCGAAAAGCTGATTTTGGGGAAGTTTTGCCAAATTGCCCACGGCGTCCGCTTTGTGACAACCTCGGCAAATCATGCGATGGATGGGATAACCTGCTTTCCCTTTCCAGTTTTCGATCCGGAACAGATGTTGGAATTCCAGCCGGACTTCCGGGACACCGTGATAGGCAATGATGTCTGGATCGGCTATGGCGCGTTGATCCTGCCCGGAGCCAATATCGGTGACGGAGCGATAATCGGCGCGGGTTCAGTCGTGCGTGGAACCATCCCGCCTTATGCGATCGTCTCTGGCAATCCTGCCGAGGCACGGCGATACCGGTTTGACGCCGACACAATCGAGCGGCTGCTTTCTTTGAAGTGGTGGGACTGGCCAGTCGAACTGATCGCCGAAGCCGAAAGCGCTCTGCTGACGGGAGATATCGATAAGCTGGAGCGCTTGGACCCTTGA
- a CDS encoding SDR family oxidoreductase codes for MHIVITGANRGIGQALAQRYVSRGEKVTGTARDGGMQVRLDVSDPVQQSAMAEQLKGQPIDLLICNAGVYLDKGHSINDYPADMWAQSFAVNVTGVFLTIQALLPNLRAAGGKVAILSSKMASHTLAPGGSYIYRASKAAVLNLGRNLAMDLKDDGVAVGIYHPGWVQTDMGGAAADIDVDQAVSGLIERFDVLSLGTTGCFETYDGQPHAY; via the coding sequence ATGCACATCGTGATTACCGGCGCCAATCGCGGCATCGGGCAAGCGCTGGCACAGCGTTACGTCAGTCGGGGGGAGAAAGTCACCGGAACGGCGCGCGACGGCGGCATGCAGGTTCGTCTTGATGTGTCCGATCCCGTGCAACAATCGGCCATGGCGGAACAGTTGAAAGGTCAGCCTATCGACCTGCTGATCTGCAACGCCGGAGTGTATTTGGACAAAGGGCACTCGATCAATGATTATCCGGCTGACATGTGGGCGCAAAGCTTTGCGGTAAATGTCACGGGTGTCTTTCTGACGATACAGGCCCTGTTGCCCAACCTGCGCGCGGCGGGGGGCAAGGTCGCGATCCTTTCGTCGAAAATGGCGTCGCACACCCTCGCGCCGGGTGGCAGTTATATATACCGCGCGTCCAAAGCGGCGGTTTTGAACCTTGGGCGGAATCTGGCAATGGATCTCAAAGATGACGGGGTTGCCGTTGGTATCTATCACCCGGGCTGGGTTCAGACAGATATGGGCGGTGCTGCGGCTGATATCGATGTGGATCAGGCCGTATCCGGCCTGATTGAACGATTTGATGTCTTGTCGCTAGGCACCACGGGGTGTTTTGAAACCTATGACGGTCAACCGCACGCTTATTGA
- a CDS encoding SulP family inorganic anion transporter yields MPRALLASFANRLAIPDLRWVPDEGLTFSRLRIELLSGLTVALALVPEAVAFAFVAGVHPLVGLYAAFLVGLITALIGGRPGMISGATGALAVVMVALVAEHGVEYLFATVVLMGILQVIAGAMHWGRFIRLVPHPVMLGFVNGLAIVIFLAQMGQFKVPGTMENTGHGLSGGEWLSGIQLYTMLGLVGLTMAVIWIMPRITRIIPAPLAGILVVAAIVIGFGLDVPRVGDLASIEGGLPAFHVPMVPLNWETFEIILPYAVILAAIGLIESLLTLNLVGEITGKRGGASQECIAQGASNIVTGFFGGMGGCAMIGQSMINVKSGGRTRIAGIAAALFLLTFILFASPLIEQIPLAALVGVMFMVVIGTFAWNSFKILRKVPMTDAFVIVLVTVVTVMEDLAVAVVVGVIVSALAYAWNNAKRIHAVTRESETEQGAKVYEIQGPLFFGSSEGFIELFEVQNDPETVIIDFAESRVVDQSALQAIENIAGKYEAAGKRVMLRHLSRDCHKLLNKAGHLMVDSDDDPDYELAVDYSVRTGILGGH; encoded by the coding sequence ATGCCCCGAGCCTTGCTGGCAAGCTTTGCCAATCGCCTCGCTATTCCCGATCTGCGCTGGGTGCCAGATGAGGGACTGACCTTCTCACGCCTGCGGATTGAGCTGCTGTCCGGTCTGACGGTTGCCCTTGCACTGGTGCCCGAGGCGGTGGCCTTTGCCTTTGTGGCGGGCGTGCACCCGTTGGTCGGTCTCTACGCGGCGTTTTTGGTGGGTCTGATTACGGCACTGATCGGTGGGCGACCTGGCATGATCTCGGGTGCGACCGGCGCGCTTGCGGTTGTCATGGTGGCACTGGTGGCCGAACATGGGGTCGAATACCTGTTCGCGACCGTTGTTCTTATGGGAATCCTTCAGGTCATTGCCGGGGCCATGCACTGGGGGCGTTTCATTCGTTTGGTGCCGCATCCGGTCATGCTGGGCTTTGTGAACGGTCTGGCCATCGTGATCTTTCTGGCCCAGATGGGACAGTTCAAAGTGCCCGGAACCATGGAAAACACCGGTCATGGATTGAGCGGCGGCGAATGGTTGTCCGGGATACAGCTTTACACCATGCTGGGTCTTGTCGGGCTGACCATGGCGGTGATCTGGATCATGCCGCGTATCACGCGCATCATCCCAGCGCCTCTGGCCGGTATTCTGGTTGTCGCGGCAATCGTGATCGGGTTTGGCCTTGATGTGCCGCGCGTCGGCGATCTGGCATCGATCGAAGGCGGTCTGCCTGCGTTCCATGTTCCAATGGTTCCTTTGAACTGGGAAACCTTTGAGATCATTCTGCCTTATGCGGTCATTCTGGCCGCCATTGGCCTGATCGAATCCCTGCTGACTCTGAACCTTGTGGGTGAGATCACAGGCAAGCGCGGTGGGGCATCTCAGGAATGTATCGCGCAGGGCGCGTCGAATATCGTGACCGGGTTTTTCGGCGGCATGGGCGGTTGCGCGATGATTGGCCAGTCGATGATCAACGTGAAATCCGGCGGGCGTACACGTATAGCCGGTATCGCGGCAGCGCTATTCCTGCTGACCTTCATCCTTTTCGCATCACCCCTGATCGAGCAAATTCCGCTGGCCGCGCTGGTCGGTGTGATGTTCATGGTGGTGATCGGCACCTTTGCGTGGAACTCATTCAAGATCCTGCGCAAAGTGCCAATGACCGATGCCTTCGTCATCGTTCTGGTCACCGTCGTAACGGTGATGGAGGACTTGGCCGTTGCTGTCGTGGTTGGCGTCATTGTCTCGGCCCTGGCCTATGCATGGAACAATGCCAAGCGCATTCATGCGGTCACCCGTGAATCCGAGACCGAACAAGGCGCGAAAGTGTATGAAATTCAGGGACCACTGTTCTTTGGGTCCTCTGAGGGCTTTATCGAACTGTTCGAAGTACAGAACGATCCTGAAACCGTTATCATCGATTTTGCCGAAAGCCGCGTGGTGGATCAGTCCGCCCTGCAAGCCATCGAGAATATCGCAGGAAAATACGAGGCAGCAGGCAAACGAGTCATGCTTCGCCACCTGAGCCGCGATTGTCACAAACTGCTGAACAAAGCCGGACACCTTATGGTCGACAGTGATGATGACCCGGACTACGAGTTGGCGGTAGATTACTCTGTCCGCACCGGTATTCTGGGCGGGCACTGA
- a CDS encoding aspartate kinase: protein MPVLVMKFGGTSVANLDRIRRAAKRIGVEVAKGYDVIVIVSAMSGKTNELVGWVNETSPLFDAREYDAVVSSGENVTAGLMALTLQEMDIPARSWQGWQVPLLTTSAHSQARIEEIPTENLNQKFGEGMRVAVVAGFQGISPEGRITTLGRGGSDTTAVAFAAAFGAERCDIYTDVDGVYTTDPRICEKARKLDRISFEEMLELASLGAKVLQTRSVELAMRYKVKLRVLSSFEEQSDEAGTLVCDEEDIMESNVVAGVAYSRDEAKMTVVSVADRPGIATTIFSALSEEGVNVDMIVQNISDEGRTDMTFSCPTDQVARAEKALLAIKEKGELNYAELVADTDVCKVSVVGIGMRSQSGVAAKMFKVLSDEGINIKVITTSEIKISVLVDRKYMELAVQALHDAFELDKAA, encoded by the coding sequence ATGCCCGTACTCGTAATGAAATTCGGCGGCACATCAGTCGCCAATCTGGACCGTATCCGCCGCGCTGCCAAGCGTATCGGCGTTGAAGTTGCCAAGGGCTATGACGTGATCGTCATCGTCTCGGCCATGTCGGGCAAAACCAACGAGCTTGTGGGCTGGGTGAACGAGACATCACCTCTGTTCGATGCGCGCGAATACGATGCCGTCGTGTCCTCAGGTGAGAACGTGACCGCCGGCCTGATGGCCCTGACCTTGCAGGAAATGGACATCCCTGCGCGCAGCTGGCAGGGCTGGCAGGTGCCGCTGCTGACCACCAGTGCGCACAGTCAGGCGCGGATCGAGGAAATCCCGACCGAGAACCTGAACCAGAAATTCGGCGAAGGTATGCGCGTGGCCGTGGTTGCCGGGTTCCAGGGCATCAGCCCGGAAGGCCGGATTACCACGCTGGGCAGGGGTGGGTCGGACACCACAGCCGTTGCCTTTGCGGCAGCCTTCGGTGCTGAGCGCTGTGACATCTACACAGACGTTGATGGCGTCTATACCACCGACCCGCGCATCTGTGAAAAAGCACGCAAGCTGGACCGCATCTCATTTGAGGAAATGCTTGAACTGGCGTCGCTTGGTGCCAAGGTGCTGCAGACCCGCTCGGTTGAACTGGCGATGCGGTACAAGGTGAAACTGCGCGTTCTGTCAAGCTTTGAAGAACAATCCGATGAGGCCGGCACGCTGGTCTGCGACGAGGAGGATATCATGGAATCCAATGTTGTGGCCGGTGTGGCCTATTCCCGCGACGAAGCCAAGATGACTGTTGTTTCCGTGGCCGACCGGCCGGGCATCGCCACGACCATCTTCTCGGCCCTCAGCGAAGAGGGCGTGAATGTCGATATGATCGTCCAGAACATTTCGGACGAGGGCCGCACGGACATGACGTTCTCTTGCCCCACCGATCAGGTGGCCCGTGCCGAAAAAGCGCTGCTGGCGATCAAGGAAAAGGGCGAGTTGAACTATGCAGAGCTGGTGGCAGACACCGATGTCTGCAAAGTCTCGGTTGTGGGAATCGGGATGCGCTCGCAATCGGGTGTTGCGGCCAAGATGTTCAAGGTGCTCTCGGATGAGGGGATCAACATCAAGGTCATTACAACCTCCGAGATCAAAATTTCCGTACTTGTGGATCGGAAATACATGGAACTTGCCGTTCAGGCGCTGCATGATGCCTTTGAACTGGACAAGGCGGCCTGA
- a CDS encoding flavin reductase family protein, which yields MFYRPEDGHGLPHNPFNAIITPRPIGWISTRDADGINNLAPYSFFNGVAYTPPQVMFASTGTKQDQSVGKDSIANIEATGVFCVNVVAHAHRDAMNASSAGLPKEVDEFLHAGLSPIECETIPCARIEGVPAALECKLTQIVTLPGEANRVVFGEVTGVHLHDDHIRDGMFDVTSFQPLARLGYRDYSVVSELFSLSRPDD from the coding sequence ATGTTCTATCGCCCCGAAGACGGCCACGGCCTTCCGCACAACCCGTTCAATGCCATTATCACGCCGCGCCCGATTGGCTGGATCTCGACCCGGGATGCGGATGGGATCAACAATCTGGCACCCTATTCCTTCTTCAACGGCGTTGCCTATACGCCCCCGCAGGTCATGTTTGCCTCGACCGGCACCAAACAGGATCAAAGCGTGGGCAAGGACAGCATCGCCAATATCGAGGCCACGGGTGTGTTTTGCGTGAATGTCGTGGCCCATGCGCACCGGGACGCGATGAATGCAAGTTCCGCCGGATTGCCGAAAGAAGTTGATGAGTTTTTACATGCCGGGCTTTCACCCATCGAATGCGAGACCATCCCCTGCGCACGGATTGAAGGGGTACCAGCCGCCCTGGAATGCAAGCTGACCCAAATCGTCACCCTACCCGGTGAAGCCAACCGGGTGGTGTTTGGGGAAGTGACAGGTGTACACCTGCACGACGATCATATTCGGGATGGCATGTTCGACGTGACCTCGTTCCAACCTTTGGCGCGGCTTGGGTATCGCGATTACTCTGTCGTTTCCGAGTTGTTCAGCCTTTCTAGACCGGATGACTGA